A section of the Thermoproteales archaeon genome encodes:
- a CDS encoding helix-turn-helix transcriptional regulator, translating into MEIEGTTLKIYKFMVLYGKPIGVRELHRKLKLSSPSLASYHLNKLEKMGLVRKTENNKYVVSKVVNVDILSFFIKMGRLVFPRFLFYSVFFTGMFIVYLFVFRPRYLSNSYIVSLIISLSALIIFWYETFKVLKTEI; encoded by the coding sequence GTGGAAATAGAAGGCACCACCTTAAAAATCTATAAATTCATGGTCTTGTATGGTAAGCCCATAGGTGTACGTGAGTTGCATAGGAAACTTAAGCTAAGTAGTCCAAGCTTAGCTTCTTACCATTTAAACAAGCTTGAAAAAATGGGGCTTGTAAGAAAAACTGAAAATAACAAATATGTTGTTAGTAAAGTTGTAAATGTCGATATTCTATCATTTTTTATAAAAATGGGTAGGCTTGTTTTTCCGCGTTTTCTCTTTTATTCTGTATTTTTCACTGGAATGTTTATAGTTTACCTATTTGTTTTTAGGCCAAGATACCTTTCTAATTCTTATATAGTTAGTCTTATAATATCTCTTTCCGCTCTCATCATATTTTGGTATGAAACTTTTAAAGTATTAAAGACAGAAATTTAA